The following proteins come from a genomic window of Trifolium pratense cultivar HEN17-A07 linkage group LG4, ARS_RC_1.1, whole genome shotgun sequence:
- the LOC123920000 gene encoding two-component response regulator ARR14-like, with product MDLSTEFDDLIPYHLLESLRVFVIDHDTTQLHAIANMCIQCNYQVITSTLASFALNLLRQTKGPFFDLILIDDQMPDMDSYDFLQHVTQEIKIPVIMMGVDDTASERMNGACDYWLKPLNPNYIKNMWQHVATIQHDQTETVSEVVKTGQKRKKRDEESETKKNRVSWVSSSELEEKFVRAVNQLGIEKATPKKITEMMDVRGLETSHVASHLQKFRLRRFNCSSKKTKPKSGRENSNVPHESIQVVESMPKQDKTCDGNFLNAQQQHPIPMLFDDFEVSNILTNKTNMMLDDSSSLYEQAWYPFEEFGTFGHYFD from the coding sequence ATGGATCTTTCCACTGAGTTTGATGACCTAATTCCCTACCACTTACTAGAGAGTTTAAGAGTCTTTGTCATTGATCATGACACCACTCAACTTCATGCCATTGCAAATATGTGTATTCAATGCAACTATCAAGTTATCACATCCACTTTGGCTTCTTTTGCCCTAAATCTTTTGAGACAAACAAAGGGTCCTTTTTTTGATTTGATATTAATTGATGATCAAATGCCGGATATGGATTCCTACGACTTTTTGCAACATGTTACACAAGAAATCAAAATTCCGGTCATTATGATGGGTGTTGATGACACAGCAAGTGAAAGGATGAATGGGGCTTGTGATTATTGGCTAAAACCTTTGAATCCGAATTATATAAAAAACATGTGGCAACATGTTGCAACAATTCAACATGATCAAACTGAAACAGTCTCGGAGGTGGTCAAAACAGGACAAAAACGAAAGAAAAGAGATGAAGAAAGTGAAACAAAGAAGAATCGTGTATCATGGGTGTCATCATCGGAACTTGAAGAAAAATTTGTAAGAGCTGTGAATCAACTTGGCATTGAAAAGGCAACGCCAAAAAAAATTACCGAAATGATGGATGTTCGGGGTTTGGAAACGTCGCATGTTGCTAGCCACTTGCAAAAATTTCGACTTCGTCGTTTCAATTGTTCAAGTAAAAAGACAAAGCCAAAAAGTGGAAGGGAAAATTCAAATGTTCCTCATGAAAGCATTCAAGTTGTTGAGTCAATGCCAAAACAAGATAAAACATGTGATGGCAATTTTCTAAATGCACAGCAACAACATCCGATTCCGATGTTgtttgatgattttgaagtttcCAATATTTTGACTAACAAAACCAACATGATGCTAGAtgattcatcatcattatatgaACAAGCATGGTATCCATTCGAAGAATTTGGTACATTTGGTCACTATTTTGACTAG
- the LOC123920001 gene encoding uncharacterized protein LOC123920001, with the protein MSKTEEHETLLGDCETVWELYVVGYDEDGNQCRYGENVREVDYNPKWTCPCCREICSCNSCPCYYAVYNSRRKHYLLLNVLSAAVDFPTCDFIRMSLSVGKTGLRTLAVVTKADKSSEGLLEKILPDDFKGVADHYPSSTMDLLHLPRCTCHGMQMNLIEVTHRKGLQQVC; encoded by the exons atgtcaaaaaCTGAAGAGCATGAGACGCTTCTGGGAgattgtgagactgtttgggaatTGTATGTGGTTGGATATGACGAGGATGGGAATCAATGCAG ATATGGAGAAAATGTGAGAGAAGTCGATTACAATCCCAAGTGGACTTGCCCTTGTTGCCGAGAAATTTGCAGCTGCAATAGTTGCCCTTGTTATTATGCAGTATATAACTCCAGAAGAAAGCATTATCTTCTCTTGAATGTTCTTTCTGCTGCAGTTGATTTTCCTACTTGTGACTTTATTAGGATGTCACTTTCTGTTGGTAAAACTGGTTTGAGGACTTTAGCTGTTGTTACAAAGGCTGATAAATCTTCTGAAGGATTGTTGGAGAAGATTCTTCCCGATGAT TTCAAGGGGGTGGCGGATCACTATCCCTCCTCAACGATGGACCTTCTGCATCTACCACGTTGTACTTGCCATGGAATGCAGATGAATTTGATAGAAGTAACCCACCGCAAAGGGCTACAGCAAGTGTGTTAA
- the LOC123920002 gene encoding E3 ubiquitin-protein ligase RSL1 → MDSTEDLHFLLTAQRHELTAAESMESDLDFAYRLQLQEALAASLTNHPSSSSTDVIFEEPIIDDDDAVFNATSLQLEELEKMETEMHDREQSERVMREAKDDLRRRIHDQKMASEILNFPEEDWEEWGDKFEKPFGEGCSGEGCSKSSKSGRSDEGAVVRVYFKGLVSEESVRDENFSVAGIGVAVCDLNDNLIFEVSKAVVGNGTNKVAVELKALIEAFNAVLALDLKNVICFGDHYPLFQFLSGKWPAKQRKIAMLLNQVNLLQRKFAYCSPRLVARQDLKFALKLAKDAIVSQSTRPAESSSAKSLKETCVICLEDTDHSQFFSVDGCQHRYCFSCMKQHVEVKLLHGMVPICPHEGCKNELLVDSCRKFLTSKLVETMQQRKVEASIPHTEKIYCPYPRCSALMSKSEVLNYSKSLMGSEHSLPKKCVKCHGLFCFGCKVPWHSGMTCYTYKRLNPNPPADDVKLKFLASRSLWKQCVKCNHMIELAEGCYHMTCRCGYEFCYKCGAEWKDKKATCSCPLWEENNIWLEDRHAESEEDEEEDDDDFYY, encoded by the exons ATGGACTCAACCGAAGACTTACACTTCTTGTTAACGGCGCAACGCCACGAACTCACGGCGGCGGAATCCATGGAATCCGATCTCGACTTTGCTTACCGTCTCCAATTACAGGAAGCCTTAGCCGCTTCTCTCACCAACCATCCTTCTTCCTCCTCCACAGACGTTATTTTCGAAGAACCGATCATCGACGACGACGACGCCGTTTTCAACGCAACGTCTCTCCAATTGGAAGAGCTTGAAAAGATGGAAACGGAAATGCACGACAGGGAGCAGAGCGAGAGAGTAATGCGTGAGGCGAAGGATGATCTCCGCCGTCGAATTCATGATCAGAAAATGGCGTCGGAGATTCTCAATTTTCCTGAGGAGGATTGGGAGGAATGGGGGGATAAATTCGAGAAACCTTTCGGGGAAGGTTGTTCGGGGGAAGGTTGTTCGAAAAGTTCGAAAAGTGGTAGAAGTGATGAAGGTGCGGTTGTTAGGGTTTATTTTAAGGGTTTAGTGAGTGAAGAAAGTGTGAGAGATGAGAATTTTTCTGTGGCTGGGATTGGTGTTGCTGTTTGTGATTTGAAtgataatttgatatttgaAGTTTCTAAAGCTGTTGTTGGGAATGGAACAAATAAAGTTGCTGTGGAACTTAAGGCTTTGATTGAAGCTTTCAATGCTGTTCTTGCTTTGGatttgaaaaatgttatttGTTTTGGTGATCATTATCCACTTTTTCAATTT TTAAGTGGAAAATGGCCTGCAAAACAGAGGAAGATTGCTATGTTACTTAATCAGGTGAATCTGCTTCAAAGAAAATTTGCATACTGCAGTCCAAGGCTAGTGGCGAGACAGGATCTGAAATTTGCATTGAAGCTTGCAAAAGATGCAATTGTTTCTCAGTCCACGAGGCCTGCTGAGTCTAGCAGCGCAAAGAGTCTGAAAGAAACTTGTGTCATTTGTTTGGAGGATACCGATCATAGTCAATTTTTTTCAGTTGATGGTTGTCAACACAGGTATTGCTTTTCTTGCATGAAGCAACATGTGGAGGTGAAGTTGCTCCATGGAATGGTGCCAATATGCCCTCATGAGGGATGCAAGAATGAGCTTCTAGTTGACAGTTGCCGGAAATTCTTGACTTCTAAATTAGTTGAAACTATGCAGCAACGAAAAGTGGAAGCTTCAATTCCGCATACTGAGAAAATTTACTGTCCTTATCCAAGATGCTCTGCATTAATGTCAAAAAGTGAAGTTTTAAACTACTCCAAAAGTCTTATGGGCTCCGAACATTCGTTACCCAAGAAATGCGTAAAATGTCATGGTCTTTTCTGTTTCGGCTGCAAGGTTCCTTGGCACAGTGGTATGACATGTTATACTTACAAAAGGTTGAATCCTAACCCTCCAGCAGATGATGTGAAGTTGAAATTTCTGGCATCAAGGAGTCTTTGGAAGCAGTGCGTGAAGTGTAACCATATGATTGAACTTGCTGAAGGTTGCTACCACATGACTTGCAG ATGTGGTTACGAATTTTGCTATAAATGTGGAGCTGAGTGGAAGGACAAAAAAGCAACATGTTCTTGTCCACTTTGGGAAGAGAACAATATTTGGTTAGAAGATCGCCATGCTGAGTCAGAGGAagatgaggaagaagatgatgatgatttttattattaa